From a region of the Pontixanthobacter gangjinensis genome:
- a CDS encoding FAD-dependent oxidoreductase has product MESIGADLEVMKRQPLSDKHVAAIREIAKEVSYLAGDMVAKVGDAMDRFVYVLDGEIEVVNPYSGERWGEAVLGPTQFMGEIAFLNAGTMTIPMRAAKSTSTLEVPREEMLKLMSDIPELSDHIITVFSARRRKQFEANRSSIKLIGADRDAKIQDIASFLSRNRIPFQSFDMDSDDEETAEICTIASHKPSVIYAKNHVVEEPTPRKVAGLLGLDLDVEKGLDVDVLIVGGGPAGVAAAVYAGAEGLCALVVEDVAIGGQAGTSSRIENYMGFPTGISGADLVYRGQIQAMKFGTRFAMPRRVEAMVKNDDGNFCATLDDGDEICARAVLVATGVQYRKLPLEGREEFEGAGVFYAATDMEARFCNKKPVVIIGGGNSAGQAAMYLSRTAHHVHMMIRGDSLADSMSAYLRDRLEADEAITVHYGIKVSSLHGEKWLEKIILETPEGETEMDCGGLFVMVGAEPNTCWLSGLVDLDHRNFVKTGEMIGEASPFQTSTKGIFAVGDVRASSVKRVASAVGEGSVVMSAIWNHINAPPLESE; this is encoded by the coding sequence ATGGAATCGATTGGTGCCGATCTTGAGGTGATGAAGCGTCAGCCGCTTAGTGACAAGCATGTTGCCGCCATTCGTGAAATTGCCAAGGAAGTCAGCTATCTTGCTGGAGACATGGTTGCCAAAGTCGGCGATGCAATGGACAGGTTCGTCTATGTACTCGACGGCGAAATCGAGGTGGTTAACCCGTACAGTGGGGAGCGTTGGGGAGAAGCCGTGTTGGGTCCAACCCAATTTATGGGCGAGATCGCATTTCTAAACGCCGGAACCATGACAATTCCGATGCGGGCGGCCAAATCGACATCGACTTTGGAAGTCCCGAGAGAAGAAATGCTCAAATTGATGAGCGACATTCCCGAGCTGTCGGATCACATAATTACCGTGTTTTCCGCGAGGCGGCGCAAACAGTTCGAGGCCAACCGCAGTTCAATCAAGTTAATCGGTGCCGACCGCGATGCGAAAATACAGGATATTGCCAGCTTCCTTTCGCGCAACCGTATTCCCTTCCAATCATTTGACATGGATAGCGACGATGAAGAGACCGCTGAAATCTGCACGATCGCATCGCACAAACCATCGGTAATTTATGCAAAGAACCATGTCGTGGAAGAACCTACGCCGCGTAAAGTTGCGGGCTTGCTCGGGTTAGATCTTGATGTTGAGAAGGGCCTCGATGTGGACGTCCTGATTGTTGGTGGCGGACCGGCTGGTGTGGCCGCGGCCGTCTATGCCGGAGCAGAGGGGCTATGCGCGCTGGTGGTCGAGGATGTTGCCATCGGCGGACAAGCAGGCACATCAAGCAGAATTGAAAACTATATGGGTTTTCCAACCGGCATTTCCGGCGCAGACCTTGTTTACCGCGGACAAATCCAAGCCATGAAATTCGGCACCCGTTTTGCAATGCCGCGGCGGGTTGAAGCGATGGTCAAAAATGACGACGGAAATTTTTGTGCCACGTTGGATGATGGTGACGAAATATGCGCAAGGGCCGTATTGGTTGCGACCGGTGTGCAATACCGAAAGCTTCCGCTTGAAGGTCGGGAGGAATTCGAAGGAGCAGGGGTGTTCTATGCTGCCACCGATATGGAAGCGCGGTTCTGTAACAAGAAGCCCGTAGTTATTATTGGTGGTGGCAATTCAGCGGGTCAGGCAGCAATGTATTTGTCACGAACTGCCCATCATGTTCACATGATGATCCGCGGCGATAGTCTGGCTGACTCCATGTCAGCCTATTTGCGTGACCGGCTGGAGGCGGATGAGGCAATTACCGTTCATTACGGCATAAAGGTGTCGTCGCTGCATGGTGAAAAATGGTTGGAAAAAATCATTCTTGAAACGCCTGAGGGCGAAACGGAAATGGACTGCGGCGGGCTGTTTGTTATGGTTGGGGCTGAACCCAATACCTGCTGGCTTTCAGGATTGGTGGATCTGGATCACAGAAATTTCGTCAAGACGGGTGAGATGATAGGCGAAGCATCGCCGTTCCAAACCTCAACCAAAGGAATATTTGCGGTCGGGGACGTGAGAGCCAGTTCTGTAAAGCGAGTGGCGTCTGCTGTAGGCGAGGGCTCCGTAGTTATGTCCGCTATCTGGAACCACATTAATGCCCCGCCCCTTGAATCAGAATAA
- a CDS encoding polyprenyl synthetase family protein: protein MNSGLDTVTAGIVADLGFVEEMDRVRNFLNSWIEGVGPDLEPMLKWQFVEGSKYFRPLTIFGCYRAKFGGEIPDAMIRSAAVLEMMHNMTLIVDDILDQSDERRGIPSLHAKFGLLPALMASGFIVADGFDMSAQDPHDIRLFADLVKRLGVAECAQWRLRRQPLGIADWEQIAGEDTGSMFETCACLATRDDSLRKFGRLIGMLYHGCDDVGDVKGLEGLGGGGEEDLRDGILTLPASLAIQDREICDLFCKPTPTSDELEKIKYAMIAQLPAADAHLDKLAKDAKWQAQTQTADAGVLVELVDYTRELSRR, encoded by the coding sequence TTGAATTCAGGATTGGATACAGTGACTGCAGGTATTGTCGCCGATCTCGGTTTCGTCGAGGAGATGGACCGTGTCCGCAATTTTCTGAATTCGTGGATTGAAGGTGTCGGCCCTGATCTGGAGCCTATGTTGAAATGGCAATTTGTCGAAGGGTCGAAGTATTTCCGGCCTCTGACAATTTTCGGGTGTTACCGGGCGAAGTTTGGCGGGGAAATACCCGATGCAATGATCCGCTCCGCCGCAGTGCTTGAGATGATGCATAATATGACATTGATCGTTGATGATATTCTCGATCAGTCCGACGAGCGGCGCGGGATACCTTCGCTCCATGCAAAATTCGGGTTACTTCCAGCACTCATGGCTTCGGGTTTCATAGTTGCTGACGGTTTTGATATGTCCGCGCAAGACCCGCATGACATCCGCCTGTTTGCTGACTTGGTGAAGCGGCTGGGGGTTGCCGAATGCGCGCAGTGGCGACTGCGTCGCCAACCGCTGGGCATAGCCGATTGGGAGCAAATTGCCGGCGAAGACACCGGCTCCATGTTCGAAACCTGCGCCTGTCTTGCAACCCGCGATGACAGTTTGCGGAAATTCGGCCGCTTGATCGGAATGCTTTATCACGGCTGCGATGATGTGGGCGATGTGAAAGGGCTGGAGGGACTTGGCGGTGGCGGTGAAGAGGACTTGCGCGACGGCATTTTGACGCTTCCGGCTTCGCTCGCCATTCAAGACCGCGAGATTTGTGATTTGTTTTGCAAGCCAACTCCGACATCTGACGAATTGGAAAAAATCAAATATGCCATGATCGCCCAATTACCGGCAGCCGACGCCCATCTGGATAAATTGGCAAAAGATGCAAAATGGCAGGCGCAAACACAAACCGCTGATGCCGGGGTTCTGGTTGAACTGGTGGATTACACGCGCGAACTCTCTCGGCGATAA